From one Parachlamydia acanthamoebae genomic stretch:
- a CDS encoding tyrosine-type recombinase/integrase: MAEGIQKRISKKNVVSYRVQIRESDGFPPKSKTFPTLQEAKDWQKQEKARRRQGYGSSDLMTGKKTLIDLIDRYETIILPTKPKDARNMKRHLDWWRNKIGKYGLTKISSDLIAQCRQELAEGVTSKKTKRSHATVNRYLATLSTVFTYGINECGWITDNPCRRVSKFTESKGRDRIVAENEFTRLFEECKNSRNEHLLPVVVLAVTTGMRRGEILGLTWDCINLDRQTIILKETKNGKQRTVSIVGEALELLRSHYQKRNPNTPYVFPAKKRFGKICIRKAWDEALKRAGIQNLRIHDLRHTFCTYASETGASILELAAAMGHQTLQMVNRYTHMNQKKITHQLSSSVNERIFKDINGTDKTSKTS, from the coding sequence ATGGCCGAAGGCATTCAAAAAAGAATCAGCAAAAAAAACGTCGTAAGTTACAGGGTTCAGATTAGAGAAAGTGATGGGTTTCCACCAAAATCTAAGACCTTTCCTACTCTTCAGGAAGCAAAAGACTGGCAAAAACAGGAAAAAGCACGTAGACGGCAAGGATACGGTTCCTCTGATCTAATGACTGGTAAAAAGACTCTTATAGATCTTATTGATCGCTATGAAACGATTATCCTTCCTACCAAACCAAAAGATGCGAGAAATATGAAACGTCATCTCGATTGGTGGCGCAATAAAATTGGCAAATACGGACTCACAAAAATTTCATCGGATCTCATAGCTCAGTGTAGGCAAGAATTAGCTGAAGGTGTGACTTCAAAGAAAACTAAACGCTCTCATGCTACAGTCAATCGCTATTTGGCTACTTTATCTACGGTATTCACATATGGAATTAATGAATGTGGGTGGATTACTGATAATCCATGCCGACGAGTTTCAAAGTTTACAGAGTCAAAAGGACGCGATAGAATCGTAGCTGAGAATGAATTTACACGCTTATTTGAAGAATGCAAAAACAGCCGAAACGAACACTTGTTACCTGTTGTTGTGTTAGCAGTAACTACAGGCATGAGACGTGGTGAAATTTTAGGGCTAACTTGGGACTGTATTAATCTTGATAGACAAACAATAATCTTAAAGGAAACCAAAAATGGAAAACAACGCACGGTTTCTATAGTAGGAGAAGCTTTAGAACTGCTTCGCTCTCATTATCAAAAAAGAAATCCCAATACACCTTATGTCTTTCCAGCAAAGAAACGATTTGGAAAAATCTGTATAAGAAAGGCTTGGGATGAGGCTTTAAAACGTGCTGGGATTCAAAATCTGAGGATACATGATCTTCGACATACCTTTTGCACATATGCCTCCGAGACTGGTGCTTCAATTTTGGAATTGGCAGCAGCAATGGGGCACCAAACTTTACAAATGGTCAACCGTTATACTCATATGAATCAAAAGAAAATCACACATCAACTTTCTTCATCTGTAAATGAACGGATTTTTAAGGATATCAATGGCACAGACAAAACATCAAAAACTAGCTAG
- a CDS encoding helix-turn-helix domain-containing protein, with the protein MEEIISKRDREKIKIGFGELVRQKRQALGISQEELAFRSGLHRTYVGSVERGERNLSIENVFILAKALECHPRDLIPNLAQKNS; encoded by the coding sequence ATGGAAGAGATCATATCAAAGCGGGATCGCGAAAAAATTAAGATTGGCTTTGGGGAGCTTGTTCGGCAAAAACGCCAAGCTCTTGGCATTTCTCAAGAAGAACTAGCCTTTAGGAGTGGTCTCCATCGAACCTATGTAGGAAGTGTAGAAAGAGGTGAAAGGAATCTATCAATTGAAAATGTTTTTATCTTAGCAAAGGCACTTGAATGCCATCCGCGCGATCTTATACCAAATCTAGCCCAAAAAAATAGTTAG
- a CDS encoding DNA primase family protein — MKDSSQIIDSLQKQSDDLDRFVLFKFQSSLGKGIKNRIKSNGCLWNDVFRAWIAPIKDKKAVESIFRENNISYEIKEISAPNSIIPKDAKTANLQTCSEILLRKIFDEERELLADVYQYDSSLRPEDFKNPPSIEEKTEVQIQLENDFHRRFLDLEKQKEKQKSINNIISDQSEKILCHDAPVNTAKFLIKDSFSHQEERTIQFCSNSFWLWKGTHYVEIDPNKIRQITYKFLEDAKVFKNTCLKNFNPNQNKVTQIIDALRAECFFEHHPANGTIWIDGRQIPNSRYVISFPNGIFSIEDWLKDEKIALIPPTPSLLNTSCLDFNFDPNATEPKEWLKFLESLWSEDIESQNAIQEWMGYLLTQDTKHQKILLIVGPPRTGKGTIARILETLLGASNVAGPTLGSLNTEFGLQPLLNKTLIIISDIRLESMKSCSTTVERLLSISGEDLLTINRKHQIPVTVRLPAKIIMMSNELPDLTDSSGALANRYLVLNLKTSWLHREDTGLLERLKMELSGILLWALKGLKRLNENGHFIQPKASLETIEELKELSSPIMVFVDEVCNFEPKACTSIKSLFIAWNQWCTSNGYKKGTTQSFGKSFKAAFPEIKKRRLSFEEGKREWCYIGITL, encoded by the coding sequence ATGAAGGATAGCAGTCAAATTATAGATTCTCTTCAAAAGCAATCGGACGATTTAGATCGTTTTGTGCTATTCAAATTTCAAAGTTCATTAGGAAAAGGGATTAAAAATCGCATTAAGTCAAATGGATGCCTTTGGAATGATGTATTTCGCGCTTGGATAGCTCCTATTAAAGACAAAAAAGCAGTAGAATCTATTTTTCGGGAAAATAACATTAGTTACGAAATCAAAGAAATATCAGCGCCAAACAGCATAATTCCAAAAGATGCTAAAACGGCTAACCTTCAAACATGTTCAGAAATACTACTTAGAAAAATCTTTGATGAGGAAAGGGAGTTGCTTGCAGATGTCTATCAATATGATTCATCACTTCGACCGGAAGATTTTAAAAATCCACCTTCAATAGAAGAAAAAACTGAAGTGCAAATTCAATTGGAGAATGATTTTCATAGACGATTTCTTGATTTGGAAAAACAAAAAGAAAAGCAAAAATCCATCAATAATATCATTTCAGATCAAAGTGAAAAAATTTTATGTCATGATGCACCTGTAAATACCGCTAAATTTCTTATTAAAGATTCTTTCTCGCATCAAGAAGAGAGAACTATTCAATTTTGCTCAAATTCTTTTTGGTTATGGAAAGGTACTCATTATGTTGAAATTGATCCAAACAAAATTAGACAAATCACGTATAAATTTTTAGAAGATGCAAAAGTATTTAAGAATACTTGTTTAAAGAACTTTAATCCAAATCAAAATAAAGTAACTCAAATTATCGATGCTTTAAGGGCCGAGTGTTTTTTTGAGCACCATCCAGCAAATGGTACTATCTGGATTGATGGACGACAGATTCCAAATTCAAGGTACGTCATTTCCTTTCCGAACGGTATTTTTTCCATTGAGGACTGGTTAAAAGATGAGAAAATTGCCCTTATCCCTCCTACCCCTTCTCTCCTAAATACAAGTTGCTTGGATTTTAACTTTGATCCTAACGCTACCGAACCCAAAGAATGGTTGAAATTTTTGGAATCTTTATGGTCAGAAGATATAGAAAGTCAAAACGCAATTCAAGAATGGATGGGATATCTTCTTACACAGGACACAAAACATCAAAAAATTTTGTTAATAGTTGGACCTCCTAGAACAGGCAAGGGAACGATAGCTCGTATTTTAGAAACCTTACTGGGAGCTTCTAATGTAGCTGGGCCGACACTTGGCAGTCTTAATACTGAATTTGGACTTCAACCCCTTTTAAACAAAACATTAATTATTATTTCAGATATACGCTTAGAAAGCATGAAAAGTTGTAGCACAACTGTAGAAAGACTTCTAAGTATTAGTGGGGAGGATTTATTAACTATAAATCGTAAGCATCAAATTCCCGTAACAGTTCGACTCCCAGCCAAAATCATTATGATGAGTAATGAACTCCCTGATTTAACTGATTCGAGCGGAGCTCTTGCCAATCGATATCTCGTCTTAAATCTTAAAACGAGTTGGCTACATCGTGAAGATACAGGTTTATTAGAAAGGCTAAAAATGGAGCTGTCAGGAATTTTGCTATGGGCTTTAAAAGGTCTTAAGCGATTAAACGAAAATGGACATTTCATTCAACCAAAAGCTTCTCTTGAGACCATAGAAGAACTAAAAGAATTAAGTAGTCCTATTATGGTTTTTGTAGATGAAGTTTGTAACTTTGAACCAAAGGCGTGCACTTCTATCAAAAGTCTATTCATTGCATGGAACCAATGGTGCACGTCAAATGGATACAAAAAAGGTACTACACAATCTTTTGGAAAATCTTTCAAAGCCGCTTTTCCAGAAATTAAAAAAAGAAGACTATCTTTTGAAGAAGGTAAGAGAGAATGGTGCTACATAGGAATTACTCTTTAA
- a CDS encoding HGGxSTG domain-containing protein, with protein MQRCKAKSKRSGKQCKNYAIKNCGVCRMHGAKGGPKTKAGIIKCTIMPFKHGLYSKEVQEEIRSLKKLIVK; from the coding sequence ATGCAAAGGTGTAAAGCGAAATCAAAACGAAGTGGAAAACAGTGTAAAAACTATGCTATAAAAAATTGCGGTGTATGCCGGATGCATGGAGCAAAGGGCGGCCCAAAAACAAAAGCAGGCATTATCAAATGTACGATAATGCCTTTTAAGCATGGGTTGTACAGCAAAGAGGTACAAGAAGAAATTCGATCTTTGAAAAAGTTGATTGTGAAGTGA
- a CDS encoding alpha/beta hydrolase: MKTAEALVLEQETQKFIDELNSKNAPPIYTLPVQEARKILENLQAGKVEKLPVDIEDLTIPVGPEGEVSIRIIRPKNNKQKLPVIMYHHGGGWILGSKDTHDRLVRELANGAQAAVVFINFTPSPEAKFPKPVEEAYAALQYISENGSKYNLNPNHLVVAGDSVGGNMAIAMTLLAKERGGPKIDAQVLFYPVTDAGMDTQSYHKYAEGPWLTKAAMEWFWNAYEPNVSNRKKITVSPLQASIDQLKGLPEALIMTDENDVLRDEGEAYAHKLMQAGVDVTSIRFLGTCHDFALLNPLANTPATRGAIEAAIQYLRKVFAH; the protein is encoded by the coding sequence ATGAAAACAGCAGAAGCATTAGTATTAGAACAAGAAACACAAAAATTTATCGATGAGCTCAATTCAAAAAATGCTCCTCCCATTTATACACTTCCAGTCCAAGAGGCACGCAAAATTTTAGAAAATTTGCAAGCCGGCAAAGTGGAAAAGCTTCCAGTAGATATTGAAGATTTAACTATTCCTGTGGGACCGGAAGGGGAAGTCTCTATACGTATTATACGACCAAAAAATAACAAACAAAAGTTACCCGTTATCATGTATCACCATGGTGGAGGTTGGATTTTAGGAAGCAAAGACACGCACGATCGTTTAGTACGAGAGCTTGCAAATGGAGCGCAGGCTGCTGTTGTGTTTATAAATTTTACACCATCACCAGAAGCTAAATTCCCTAAGCCTGTCGAAGAAGCCTATGCGGCTCTCCAGTACATCAGCGAAAATGGGAGCAAATATAACCTCAATCCAAATCATCTAGTTGTTGCAGGTGATAGTGTGGGCGGAAATATGGCGATTGCGATGACATTGCTTGCGAAAGAAAGAGGCGGCCCTAAAATTGATGCTCAGGTACTATTTTATCCGGTAACTGATGCAGGTATGGATACACAATCCTATCACAAATACGCTGAAGGTCCTTGGTTGACAAAAGCTGCCATGGAATGGTTTTGGAATGCGTATGAACCAAATGTTTCTAATCGAAAAAAAATCACAGTTTCTCCACTTCAAGCGAGCATTGATCAGCTGAAAGGATTACCTGAGGCATTGATCATGACAGATGAAAATGATGTATTACGTGATGAAGGGGAAGCATATGCCCACAAGTTAATGCAAGCAGGTGTTGATGTTACATCCATTCGTTTCTTGGGGACATGCCATGATTTTGCTTTGCTTAATCCTTTAGCTAATACTCCAGCGACTCGTGGAGCCATTGAGGCTGCGATACAGTATTTACGAAAAGTTTTCGCTCATTAA